One genomic region from Candidatus Rokuibacteriota bacterium encodes:
- a CDS encoding type II toxin-antitoxin system Phd/YefM family antitoxin, which produces MTQLTISEARKGFLDLPEKLAREPERAVTITRRGQPVLAVLPWEFYESIVETLDVLSEPELVAALRDSIEDIERGRLLDHEEVGARLGP; this is translated from the coding sequence ATGACCCAGCTGACGATCTCTGAGGCGCGCAAGGGATTCCTCGACCTACCGGAGAAGCTCGCGCGCGAGCCCGAGCGCGCGGTCACCATTACGCGCCGGGGTCAGCCGGTTCTCGCCGTCTTGCCGTGGGAGTTCTACGAGAGCATCGTCGAGACGCTCGACGTGCTCAGCGAGCCCGAGCTCGTGGCGGCGCTTCGTGACAGCATCGAGGACATCGAGCGTGGCCGGCTGCTCGACCACGAGGAGGTTGGGGCGCGTCTCGGGCCGTGA